The Spirochaetota bacterium DNA window CTGATGCATCTGATACCATATTCCGGGTATGAAAAGCCCAAGGTGCATGTCATTTGCAAGTATTGGTTTTCCGGTTACACTTTTTTTACCAGAAACAGCCCAGTTATTGCTGGCAAAAAATATTCCAGCACCAATGTCTATAAGCTTTTGTGTTGCACCAAGAATTGTGTCCGAAAGCTCTGGTAAATCCTCTTGCCGTACATATTGTTGATAGATGACATCAGTAATATATTTAACATCTGGTGTTAACGCTTTTGCATGAACCTGGTCAACTTTTTTCCATATCTTGTACAGAATGGTTTCGGTAGTCCATGGCATAGTAAGGTCCCACGCCATATAGCCAATTAAGTTGACTGAATCTTCCACCTTCCAGTTTTCTGGTTTATATCCCAGGATTCTAAATTCAAGTGGTAGATTTTCGTTGTAATGAAATATATACTGATTCACACCGTCAGCAAATGCCTGCAAATGAGCAATCACGTTTGGGTCGGTATGCGCTATTACATATTTTGATTTCTTTGTTATTTGTAATGCACGCATGAGCACGTCGGTTTCAAGCATGCTATCACCAAAAATTTCGGACAGCCTTCCAGTGGTAACACGGCGAAGCAAATCCATTTGCCACATTCTATCTTGAGCCATTATAAATCCCGTAGCAAGATAAAGGTCTTTTTCATTCTTTGCATAGATATGGGGTATGCCATACTCATCGCGGTAGACCTTAACAGGTTGCAACAATCCCTTAAGCTGCAACTGCCCTGAATATTGTGGCAATCCTGATTTTGCCAAGTTTGTAATATATAGAACTAGTGCCAGGCATAGGGCAATTATCAAAATAATTAAGCCAATAATTATTTTCTTTCCCCTATTCATGGTAAAACCTCCCTATTGTCTTTTTGTTATTATATAACAAATGATTGAAAAAAGTAAAGAAATTATTTTAAAAAGTAGCAATAAAGAATTTAATTATAGTAAAATTTTTGATTGACGTACCGTTTTTGTAAATATACTTCTTTTAAAATATATACATACAACTTACTTTGGGAGGATGAGAAATGCAATTTGAAACTACAACATGCATAACACAGGAACATCGTGAACTTTTGGAGTATTATGCTGATATGTGTGGCCTATCAATGAGTGATATAATAACATCACTTATACACTATGCTGCGTTATGCGAAAAAAGAATTCCAAAAACTTTTAGAAACATACAGTATAGAAAAAGGGATAAGAAGAAATGGGGAAGAATTCATCTGTATATTAGATATAACGAATATGAATTTTTACTGGATATGAAGAAAATGTGGAAGATGAGTGTTGCATTGTTGATTGAGTATTGCATTGAAAATGTGTTAGAAGAATTTATAAAAGTACTGTTGCAAGAAGACGATACATATAGTTATCGGTTTACAAATTACACATTTAAGTTTACAAAGGTTCATGGATTTCATAGTTATCAAATAATATGGGGATTACCACCAGAAAAAATGCCACAAACATAAAAAAACCCCCCAATTAAATTGAACCAACAAAAAAATATAATGTAAACATGTCAACCATTGAATTGTTGGAGATTATGTCCATGCGCAATGACCAAAAAAGCTAGTGCAAAAAATATATTTAAGCGTAAAATATTCATTTGTAACTATCACTTCTGCTATATAATGATGTTACAGTAGTGTAATCTAAAGTCTTGTGCAATCACAGCCTTATCTCTTTTTGGGTTGATTTGGTGCTGGATATATGATTTATTGTATAGCTATTGAATGACTATACATCTAAACCAATTGCTTCAACAGTTTGTGTGTGTGGAGGAAGGTAGTATGCACAATATTGATTCTTATTATACTCAACCAAACATCAGATTGCCGGCTATAAATCAGTTGGGGATTGTGGTACAGGATATAACTCAGGCAGTAAAAAATTACACTAATATACTTGGAATTGGTCCCTGGTTTAGATCAAAGACTGTGAGTCACCAGGCTATCTTCAGGGGCAAACCGATAACTATTGATGTGGATATTGTCCTTGCGTTTCATAAGGGTATTGAAGTTGAGCTCATACAATTGAAAGGCGGTGATGAATGCATATATTCACAACTTATAGCACAATCCGGTGATGGTATTCACCATGTTGGATCGCTGGTGCTATCGTACAATCAGGGGATGAAGCGTGTTAAAGATGCTGGCATTGAAGTGATTCAGTCAGGAGTCATCATCACACAAGGGGGTGCAGTGACACGCTATGCATATCTTGATACGGTAAAGCAGTGTGGCATCATTACCGAGCTTATTGAAACACGATTGTATGGATTACCAGTTCCACAAAATAAATTTTTTATGGAAATAGGCTGTTGTACTGGTGATGTGGAAAAAGTACAGTAAATGCTTGGCGATAGCTCCTGCTACTGGCTCCCTGTTATGTATAACACTGCAAGTGCAAGTAACTCTCTCATTGCTTTGGTGGAATTAGCTAAATTAGAGAACGTTGGCAAAAAGCTATAATAGCTGTACCGCATGTCCAATTTGGAATCGCAGATAACAGGAGTAATATGAAGATTAGTGTTGCTGAAATAAATATATGCTCTGGGCAAGTGATATGCAGAGGTAACCAATGCAACATGGGTGAAATTTTTTCTATTACAGATTTGTGCTACATAGTGTGCATTATCAAAAGTATCACGGCTTTTGCTTTCAATAATAATGTCCTTTTGCGGTACTTGCAGATGGCGCAACACTGAATACATTGTATAGCTTTCCTGTATATTGAAATCAGCCGAACCTCCTGAAAGTATCACAGGTTTATTTATTAATGTATAAAGAAAATATCCGGCAAGCAGTCTATTTGCAGAATCTTCTGTAAAATTGCCATTTTCATACACACCACCCCCCAAAATTACAATGGCATCTATTTCTTTACTGTATACATTTTGATTGTTATTCCCATTTGAGTTTTTTATATTTGCAATATGAAGTAAGGGAGTTATCGCTTTTGCTTTATTTTCCAATGGTAAAAAAATAAAATCTTTTACAGGCTCAATTGAAAGGGCGTACAACATAAGAGCGCATATTAAAGAAAGTATTGTTACAGCTTTCCTTTTTGCACACACACCAATGATAGCAAAGATAATAATTACTATCCCTGGTGGCAATACAGCACTGGTTATAAGTTTTTTAATGAAAAACATGGGCATCACCTTACATTCGTGCTATTCTCACCATGTATAAAAAGCTACGGGGTGTTTATCCTTAAACTAAAACTTGAACATCAACAAATAATTTCAACAGTAACTATCGCTTACAATAAAACAATACTGATGTAGACCTGCATACTGTAAAGCAATAAATTTAACATGCATGTAACATTTATATTTACTTTTCAATTGAATATGATAGTATACGCGCTATCTATGGTAATTACCATTAAATACTGAAAAGAGGGAACTATGTGTG harbors:
- a CDS encoding YdcF family protein, translating into MFFIKKLITSAVLPPGIVIIIFAIIGVCAKRKAVTILSLICALMLYALSIEPVKDFIFLPLENKAKAITPLLHIANIKNSNGNNNQNVYSKEIDAIVILGGGVYENGNFTEDSANRLLAGYFLYTLINKPVILSGGSADFNIQESYTMYSVLRHLQVPQKDIIIESKSRDTFDNAHYVAQICNRKNFTHVALVTSAYHLPRAYIYFSNTNLHITPVICDSKLDMRYSYYSFLPTFSNLANSTKAMRELLALAVLYITGSQ
- a CDS encoding VOC family protein; this translates as MHNIDSYYTQPNIRLPAINQLGIVVQDITQAVKNYTNILGIGPWFRSKTVSHQAIFRGKPITIDVDIVLAFHKGIEVELIQLKGGDECIYSQLIAQSGDGIHHVGSLVLSYNQGMKRVKDAGIEVIQSGVIITQGGAVTRYAYLDTVKQCGIITELIETRLYGLPVPQNKFFMEIGCCTGDVEKVQ